One Halichoerus grypus chromosome 1, mHalGry1.hap1.1, whole genome shotgun sequence genomic region harbors:
- the TM6SF2 gene encoding transmembrane 6 superfamily member 2, which yields MDIPPLAGKIAALSLGALPLSYALNHVSALSHPLGLALMSTLILGLLFVAIYSLSPGEIYYDPLYAVFAVFAFTSVVDLLIALQEDGYAVGFMEFFTKEGEPYLRTAHGVFICYWDGTVHYVLYLAMAGAIHRRKRYRNLGLYWLGSFIMSILVFLPGNLLGKYSSEIRPAFFLAIPYVLVPCWAGMRVFNQPRAPTCSTPSVVQEEQRKGILRRPVDLALVIYLTLAGFFTLFRGLVVLDCPTDACFVYIYQYEPYLRDPVAYPKVQMLVYMFYVLPFFGLAAYALIFPGCSWLPDWALVFAGAVGQAQFSHMGASMHVRTPFTYRVSDDAWACFFGCNLLFALGPHLLAFRCLWQPAFFLRPPPGPLDHHKKDL from the exons ATGGACATCCCGCCGCTGGCCGGCAAGATCGCGGCTCTGTCGCTCGGCGCCCTCCCCTTGTCCTATGCGCTCAACCACGTCTCGGCGCTCTCGCA CCCCCTGGGGCTGGCATTGATGAGTACCCTGATCCTGGGCCTGCTTTTTGTGGCTATCTACAGTTTGTCCCCCGGCGAGATCTACTATGACCCACTCTATGCTG TGTTCGCTGTCTTCGCCTTCACCTCGGTGGTGGACCTCCTTATTGCTCTCCAGGAAGATGGCTACGCGGTGGGCTTCATGGAGTTCTTTACCAAGGAG GGAGAGCCGTATTTGCGCACTGCACATGGAGTCTTCATCTGCTACTGGGACGGCACGGTTCACTACGTCCTCTACCTGGCCATGGCTGGTGCCATCCACAGAAG GAAGAGATACCGGAACCTTGGACTCTACTGGCTGGGATCTTTCATTATGAGCATCCTGGTATTCCTCCCAGGAAACCTCCTTG GTAAATACAGCTCAGAGATCAGACCCGCCTTCTTCCTTGCCATCCCCTATGTGCTAGTCCCATGCTGGGCTGGCATGAGGGTCTTCAACCAGCCCCGGGCACCAACCTGCTCTACGCCCAGTGTG GTACAGGAGGAACAAAGAAAGGGCATCCTGCGACGCCCGGTTGACCTGGCCCTTGTCATATACCTCACCCTCGCTGGGTTCTTCACCCTCTTCCGGGGCCTG GTGGTGCTTGACTGCCCCACAGATGCCTGCTTTGTCTACATCTATCAATACGAGCCATACCTACGGGACCCCGTGGCCTATCCGAAGGTGCAG ATGCTAGTGTACATGTTCTACGTGCTGCCCTTCTTTGGCCTGGCTGCTTATGCCCTCATCTTCCCTGGCTGCTCTTGGCTGCCTGACTGGGCCTTGGTGTTTGCTGGAGCTGTTGGCCAG GCACAGTTCTCGCACATGGGTGCCTCCATGCACGTGCGCACGCCCTTCACCTACCGTGTGTCTGATGACGCCTGGGCCTGCTTCTTCGGGTGCAACCTGCTGTTTGCGCTGGGTCCCCACCTGCTGGCCTTCCGCTGCCTGTGGCAGCCTGCCTTCTTCCTGCGCCCGCCCCCTGGTCCCCTGGACCACCACAAGAAGGATCTCTGA